From the genome of Ziziphus jujuba cultivar Dongzao chromosome 4, ASM3175591v1:
CTTTCTCATTGCCTGAGTTTAAACTTATCAAACGCTTCTCTAGCTCGGGCAATTTCTGATATACAAAAACAGTATAATCAAATATAGAGTAATGAAATGAGCATCAATATTAAATCAAATAAACTGATACTAAAGACTTAAAAGTTAGCAGAAGAATGGTTAAGGCAGTCTCTTAATCTATTCTAGCTAAAGTATGTAACCAAATTGGGATATAAATGGTCAAGGTGCGTCAAATCAGCTATGTTGATTGGACTTGAGTGTGCGTATGTGTCCAGGTgtctaatttatttgttttcctaAGCTTTTCCAGGTATGAGTATGGTGAGATTTAAGTGAAGAATCAACATGAGATCTCAGTTTCAGTATATAAAATGACCAAGAAACCACATCTCTGTGTAACAATGTTGGATACCAAACAGTATACCTTTTTCTTGTTACATGTGTACCAATATTTAATAGCATCCAAGCATGGTTTTAGAACAATATTATTGGAACAGAAGCACAATTGAATTTTCCAAACACACCTCAGATGGGACAAAATGGGTTGCCAGTCCAGCTGCAACTAATTCCTTACCATTTAACCTTGCTCCAGTTAAGGCCAAGAACTCACCTACAAACACATCGGCACATGTTAACAATTAATTGCAAAAAATGAAGATTTTGTCTATTTTATATAAACCAGCTTACCCAGATGCCCAGGTAGATTAGAATGCATGTATGAGAAACCACAATCAGTATGAAACCCGACACTAGCTTCTGGTGTGGCAAAGACCTATGTTCAAGCATTTAAAATGGATCACAAAATTTGGTTTGAAACATAGAGGTAAATTAGGCtaccaaaacaaaagaacatCATATTGAAACAGCAAGAAGGACAGTATACCCACAGTTTTTTCTGTGACAACTGAGAACTTCATTGGAACCATTAATGATGCACCTCCACCCATTGATATACCATTTACAAGAGCAACCTGGTGATAAACATCAACATTTTTATAGCACATATTATAATGTAGTCTGGGAAATTTTTCAGTTTCAAATTTCATTATGTTACCTGGGTTTTCTTGTAGGTATGAATGTGATGGCAAAGCCAGTACATTCTATAGACCACCTCAAGACAGGAATCCTCTGCCACAAAACAATTCATAAGTAACTTTGCCTAGCTTGATATCTCTGTCTCTATCAGAGATCAGAAaccaatataaatttattagtgATAGAGGTTTACTTGTTTTCCTGCCATTGTAGAACATTTTCAAATCTCCACCAGCTGAAAATGCTCGACCTGCTccctatataagaaaaataccAACACAGTTAACCATGACCAAATGCCTAATATGATCTAATATGGAAACTGGTTGGGCTATGTTATGGTGAAAATAGTAATCAAGCCAAATTCTGCAATGGTGGTTAATTCAGTAGGGATCTAACTAACCTTGATTATAACAAGCTCTGCATTATCATCTTTCTCCCACTTTTCCAAGTTTTCTGCTAGTAGAGAAACCTGTTCATGGTACATGAAACAAGGTTTTCATGGTACAAGAAACAAGGTTTTTTGACTTAAAGAGGCAAAACTAAGAATTGAGTAAACAACAAGAATTGGGTTAAACTCATTGAGCATACCACTTTTGTTGAGATGACATTCAATTGACGAGGCTGGTTCAATGTGATCAACCTCACATGACCTATTTCTTCCCCAAGAAGAACCTGACAATCATTTACAACAATTCCCACTTTGtgattacgagaaaattattttgtttacaagaaagcaccaattacagatatatatatatatatatatatattatttcctgCAATTAGAATCGACAAGAAATTACCTCTTCGCTTGAATTTACAACTTTTTCTTGAGCCATTTTATATCATCAGCTTACTTTTATTGATTCAAAGTCAACAAGCTGCATCCAAAAAAAACACTACTAAGCTAGAGATGAAATTGAATGAAATGGATCAAACTTCTTGTCCATTAGAATAGAATCCTTTTAAAAGCAGAGCCAAGAAAACAAAGTTGCAAACTCTAAGAGgattatatatcaaaaaatgatTACAATAACcagaatctatatatatatatatatatcaaaaaatgcTTCCAATATGAAGCAGGAGACTGAAACATGCATGTGAAAGCGGGAAcatcattaaaagaaaaaaaaaaaaaaaatgaagaacaaaACTGAGGATTGACTTACAGAAACAACAGTAAAGCTTGCAAGattgaagaaaaaagaatatgcCCAGATCAAATTGAGAAAATGGGATtatgaagaaataaaatgtggAGGGAGAGATTGGATGGGTTGGTAGCTATCATAGCTAACCGCGTGCGTTAAGAGTGTGAGAAACTGGTAAgtaaacgttttttttttttttttttttcaagtccATAAAGAGGAAGAGAGCCGGGTAAAGAAGTCTATGTTACCTACCACCATTTCACCTGTTTTTACTTTCATCATCATCTACCGATGTCTAACTCATCAGTAGGTTTGAGTGTGAGGTGGTGTGACTCTTAACCCACCACCAACCTCCTTGAACTACGTTCAATAaatgtttctttatttttccatcatgattattcttttttcaaattaCTAGATATATGGGTATTTTGGTAGACGAATTTCACAACTCTTCTGTGttttaataatgaataatacTAGGAACACTATTAAAAGCAGCACATTAGACGAAGCTGGCTAGCTCGCGTGGTCGAGAGCCACTACCTGCGCCACAGTTGCGCGGGTTCGAGTCACGGGTAGGAAGGGTATAGGGGACAGCCAAAAATACAAATAGCAGCAcattaatattttccttgatAAGTGAACGTTTCAAAAAATCAGttcaaaatcaatcaaatattgatacgtgatttttaatatacaattagtcaaaaaaaaaaattatactttttcattttatgatgGTGTTTTAGATCAATAGATAATTtgattattgatatttattgcttgttgatttttttttttccttacaaaTGTGAAATTAGGGAAATGGGATCCCCAATTCAGAATGGTGACATTGTTTGCTCAAGCTTtacttgtttcttttttaattttttttaatatttcaaaattagagGAATAGGGATTTGCGTATCTCTTCCTTATTTATTCAATGATAATATAGTTtctatatataacatattatatatatatatatatatatatatatatatatatatatatatatatatatatatttttttttttatttttttttttttttttttttggggacgtgaataataaaatagttattgCTTACCAAAATTTTGTTTGGTCGCATATTACTTACCATATTTGcttctaaacaaaaaatttacatatatttaaattaatgtgCATAATTAGTATtcaaaaaatagtaaacaaattTGATGAAAATCGGGATATCGTTAGGGCCATCAAATTTCCTTTACCGAAATttgtttcataaataaaatttcctgGCCTTGGCATTTTAGTTTCACAGAAATCAGACTCAAAATCTCCTATCGTACGCACAACCACCAAAACACAAGCAGCTTCTTTGTCTGTCCGTGATAAACTTGCGAATTTGTAATGGTGTGTTTCAATATTCctcttttatatgaaaaaaaggaTTCAATATTCAGATGCACAAGAAGTACCAGCACAATTTATCTATGATATAAACCATGGGATATTTGATTTACTTTGTGTAACCTTTCTATCCAACTCAGCTATGATTCAGCCTATATTTATGAACTTGCATTATTTGGCCCTTCCAAAGCCTCGGGACAGAACAAAATGAAATACAGTCTCCCATATATTGCCTGGCAAACCTATctataatattcaatatattttctttctttggcaTTGCGTGTGATCAAATTAGATTTCTTCAAGGCTATTTCTGAGCACCAAATTCAAACCCTCCCATCACCACACAACAAACagttaaaataaaaacccaaaaaaaaaaaaaaaaaaaaaaaaaaaaaaaaaaactgaatgaCTAAGCTACAAACATCTACTTGAACGTGCATCACATAATACCATATTGTTATAGCAACAAGAAACACCAAAAAGAAGCAGATAACATACTCCAACAATTTGGAAAATGTATAACTTTAAATGACAAAGCTCACCAATTCATTTTACCTTGTAAACTGCGCAATCTTTAAATACTCAAAAAGATACTAGATTTTAGAGAAAACATGCTCCCATCCCCAGAAACGTAAATTCTTTGGAAACTTGATCACTGTCTTTAGTTCTGTCTAGTTTTACCAATCAACTTATCATGATGGACTcgacaaagagaaaacaaaattacatgAACACGTTGGGCCTTGATGCCTTGTATGTTGTCTTGAGCTTCCTCGTCGGTGGCCTAACCTTCTTAAACACCAATGGGAACTTGATTTTGGAGTTATGGAACTGCTTGGTGCTTTCCCTCTTGCAAAGTTTTGCCGGGATTGTAGCAGTCTTAATAATTTGGATGCATGGGGACCTCACCCTGTGACGAGATGCCATCTCATTGTACATGTGTTCTACTGCACCATTTAGAGTTGTGTCTCGGTACTCCTTGTACATGTTGTGATAACCAGTTCGACTCTGATATCGCAGCCAAATTCCATAATTATTgatcttggttggatttttCTCGAAAATCTGCAACCACAGATTGAATTAGAATGTGTGGAGTTCACCCAAATACCTCAGAATCTGAAAGTGGAACAAGACAAAGGACTAAAGAGCACAGAGGACATAGACATTCTTGGCAATAGGATGTTCACTTCTGAACAGAGAATACTATAGCAACAAAGAAAATCATGTTGTGATCTTCACATTATTATAACTGATAGCAAACAGAAAAGAACCTATCAACTCATCGTTACTCTGGTAGTTATAACTCACTACTAAATGACATGATAGGATCTATTATCTAATGTTCAACCCTATTCCATCATCTCACATACTTTTCAATAAAGTTCTTAAATCACATGTTCAAAAAATACTTTCCATACAGAAAAATCACCAGGGTCAGGATATATATTCTACATGGTACCACCTCTCCAGGCAAACACCAGCAAATCGTTTTTTActcagataataaaaaatatataactatatatatatatataatgtatgaaCCATAAAGAACAAATCTAAGTGCTTTAACCTAGCGTTCAAAACATCACCAAAGTTACATTTACAAGGAACCAACTTAACAggacaaaaccaaaaaatagtTCATCTTTAGGTAAGTAACATAAATTGAGCTCGAAAGGAATATTAGATACCTCATTAATAGCCAACACTTGACCATTACTTTTCTTGACTTTCTTCAGCTTCCTCAAAAAGTACCTATAAATCAACAAAGAGACACACttaatacaaacatatacatgcATACACGTAGTGTAAACATACACTTGAGCTCGATAATAAACAGAACGCTTTTTTTGTAATGGGGAATACCCAcgaaaatatgcaaaaaaaaggaaaaaaaaaatcattccccTTTTAAGTTTTATGCTTCATGTTCTTATTAAGGATCccaaatattaacaaaataaacaagGCAGGGCCGAGAGAGGTTAAAAAAATTCTCTACTTTTTACTGCAAAAATC
Proteins encoded in this window:
- the LOC107416122 gene encoding 3-hydroxyisobutyryl-CoA hydrolase-like protein 5; translated protein: MAQEKVVNSSEEVLLGEEIGHVRLITLNQPRQLNVISTKVVSLLAENLEKWEKDDNAELVIIKGAGRAFSAGGDLKMFYNGRKTKDSCLEVVYRMYWLCHHIHTYKKTQVALVNGISMGGGASLMVPMKFSVVTEKTVFATPEASVGFHTDCGFSYMHSNLPGHLGEFLALTGARLNGKELVAAGLATHFVPSEKLPELEKRLISLNSGNEKAVRSAIEQYSVEVQLDEDSVLKKQSIIDECFSKDTVVDIIKSFEVEASKEGNGWIGAVLKGLKRSSPTGLQITLRSICEGRKQSLAECLKKEFRLTINILRSTISGDVYEGIRALTIDKDNAPKWDPPSLDKVDDKLIDQVFQPFQTDLELQIPENEESRWDGKYESSAYATLKVD